The Negativicutes bacterium genome contains a region encoding:
- a CDS encoding HD domain-containing protein: MFNKESLNDTLEMVNALSVALDLKSEYTCNHSARVAELSVLLAKALHLPLEEQIRINLGAHLHDIGKVGIKRVEKVCR; this comes from the coding sequence TTGTTTAATAAGGAATCACTAAATGATACTTTAGAAATGGTTAATGCGTTAAGCGTGGCGTTGGACTTGAAAAGTGAGTATACTTGTAATCACTCGGCAAGAGTGGCGGAATTATCAGTATTATTGGCAAAAGCATTGCATTTACCGCTAGAAGAACAAATAAGAATTAATTTAGGGGCACATCTTCATGATATTGGTAAAGTTGGAATTAAAAGAGTTGAAAAGGTGTGCCGGTAA